In Zingiber officinale cultivar Zhangliang chromosome 1A, Zo_v1.1, whole genome shotgun sequence, a genomic segment contains:
- the LOC122011792 gene encoding ethylene-responsive transcription factor ERF086-like, producing the protein MSSSKSTDNATVKAQGCNVDTTTSMMDFSQAQNSHSSSSSSSSPSSGERRGRRKPAEPGRFLGVRRRPWGRYAAEIRDPTTKERHWLGTFDTAQEAALAYDRAALAMKGSQARTNFIYSDTPITTFQYSLLPPLHAQSFNIPQPPRHGHLIGGILPVDQPADHAAFSIQSHRHSISAPSRRAAADNKNHDMEISDDFLFYDDTRSGYLSSVVQESCRRSSNSRKHSTESNAPPVTSQLQSQASTSSNSNADDQLISDMSKGFWMDEPVWELSFPDSNGINLDNLGNSLPNISDSYDLFLH; encoded by the coding sequence ATGTCTTCCTCCAAGTCTACTGACAATGCAACAGTGAAGGCTCAAGGGTGCAATGTTGATACTACTACCTCCATGATGGACTTCTCCCAAGCTCAGAATTCTCATTCATCATCCTCGTCGTCCTCTTCTCCATCTTcaggagagaggagagggaggaggaAGCCGGCAGAGCCGGGTAGGTTCCTCGGCGTGAGGAGGCGGCCGTGGGGGCGATACGCTGCCGAAATAAGGGACCCGACGACGAAGGAGAGGCATTGGCTTGGGACGTTCGACACGGCGCAAGAGGCTGCTCTAGCCTACGACAGGGCAGCCCTCGCCATGAAGGGGAGTCAAGCGAGGACCAACTTTATTTACTCCGACACTCCCATCACCACATTCCAGTACTCCCTCCTCCCTCCTCTCCATGCCCAAAGCTTCAACATCCCTCAGCCACCGCGCCACGGCCACCTCATCGGTGGCATTCTGCCCGTTGATCAACCTGCTGACCACGCCGCCTTCTCAATCCAGAGCCATCGCCATAGCATCTCTGCCCCGAGTCGTCGGGCCGCCGCCGATAATAAGAACCACGACATGGAGATTTCCGATGACTTCCTGTTTTATGATGACACTAGGTCGGGGTACTTGAGCAGCGTAGTCCAGGAGAGCTGCCGCCGGTCGTCGAACTCCCGCAAGCACTCAACTGAGTCAAACGCTCCTCCAGTGACTTCCCAACTCCAGAGCCAAGCATCGACCAGCAGCAACTCTAATGCAGATGATCAGTTGATCTCCGATATGAGCAAGGGATTCTGGATGGATGAGCCAGTGTGGGAACTCAGTTTCCCTGATTCAAATGGCATCAATTTGGATAACCTTGGCAACTCTCTACCAAATATCTCTGATTCCTATGATCTGTTTCTCCATTGA